One Carassius gibelio isolate Cgi1373 ecotype wild population from Czech Republic chromosome A20, carGib1.2-hapl.c, whole genome shotgun sequence DNA segment encodes these proteins:
- the LOC127938326 gene encoding centrosomal protein of 57 kDa isoform X3 yields the protein MNTDTHPLEGKSSGVQDISPQLYQRVPDAGSRAVISALKTLQEKMRRLELERVQAERNVQDFSQTIRHQAGASAQREPDHSTHENQSAQRKELVSKLQSAETRYSLLEKQIDYMRKMVESAAKERINHTDKQDSVCRESTHTDPQMQAHLNKLERLEKEYLKLTSTQSIAERKIELLEQKLLEEQHERKLVQEKAEELQRELENNLVSLSAVSQPKGKKKKEKASCKKPSSAKLEAPPTPKAKRLPFVAGTSTSPSHSVNANVQSVLHLMKHRNPQLCERVSALQKSGSENQRAERRPPSSPSRAASALGSLSDVLLALQDELGQMSFEHQELVKQIDETSKRELRDDLEQELDCLVKRMEEKAAQISKLRKHQQTVQKLSQRSCSPRKKPHGAASVEGKTRAQSGVQPLPPSPVKASASKGQKQSGSSQETLRLLRETQKLCSGLRKQDIAWET from the exons atgaacacagacacacatccaCTGGAGGGAAAGAGCTCGGGTGTACAAGACATCAGCCCACAACTTTATCAGAGAGTACCTGATGCTGGAAGCAGAG CAGTGATATCAGCCCTGAAAACACTCCAGGAGAAGATGCGACGCTTGGAGCTGGAGAGAGTTCAGGCAGAGAGGAACGTCCAGGATTTCTCTCAGACTATTCGACATCAGGCGGGTGCTTCTGCGCAGAGAGAACCGGATCACAGCACACATGAGAATCAGTCTGCACAGAGGAAAG AGCTGGTTTCTAAGCTTCAGTCTGCAGAAACACGATACTCTCTGCTGGAAAAACAGATTGACTATATGAGGAAAATGGTGGAATCTGCAGCGAAAGAGAGAATCAATCACACAGACAAGCAG GACTCCGTGTGTAGGGAGAGCACACATACAGACCCACAAATGCAGGCACACCTCAACAAATTGGAAAGACTGGAAAAGGAGTATCTAAAACTCACCAGTACACAGTCTATTGCTGAG AGGAAGATCGAGCTCTTAGAACAGAAACTTTTAGAGGAGCAACATGAACGCAAACTTGTGCAGGAGAAAGCAGAGGag TTGCAGCGAGAGCTTGAAAACAATCTCGTCTCCCTTTCTGCTGTGTCTCAACCTAAAggcaagaagaagaaagaaaaggcgTCTtgcaag AAGCCCTCCTCAGCGAAGTTAGAGGCGCCCCCCACTCCTAAGGCTAAACGCCTCCCATTTGTGGCTGGAACA TCGACCAGTCCCAGTCACTCTGTCAACGCTAATGTTCAGAGTGTGTTGCACCTGATGAAGCACAGAAACCCACAGCTGTGTGAGAGAGTCAGCGCTCTGCAGAAATCGGGTTCTGAGAACCAACGGGCCGAGCGCAGACCTCCGTCCTCCCCCAGCAGAGCAGCTTCAGCACTGGGCAGCCTCTCTGATGTTCTGCTCGCCCTTCAGGATGAACTGGGACAGATGAGCTT tgaacaCCAGGAGTTGGTCAAGCAGATAGACGAGACCTCTAAACGAGAGCTTCGTGATGATCTGGAGCAAGAGCTGGACTGTCTGGTCAAGAGAATGGAGGAGAAAGCAGCTCAAATCTCCAAACTGCGCAAACATCAGCAAACG GTTCAGAAACTCTCCCAACGATCTTGTAGCCCCAGGAAGAAGCCACATGGTGCTGCCAGTGTAGAGGGCAAAACCAGGGCACAGAGTGGGGTACAACCATTGCCACCGTCCCCTGTCAAAGCCTCAGCTAGCAAGGGACAGAAACAGAGCGGGAGCAGTCAAGAGACCCTGAGGCTCCTGAGAGAGACACAGAAACTGTGCTCTGGCCTCCGCAAACAGGACATTGCATGGGAGACATAG
- the LOC127938326 gene encoding centrosomal protein cep57l1 isoform X1, with translation MDHFRDQSLNLDSPSKHSYVGSYYKPPEKLSRPPYMNTDTHPLEGKSSGVQDISPQLYQRVPDAGSRAVISALKTLQEKMRRLELERVQAERNVQDFSQTIRHQAGASAQREPDHSTHENQSAQRKELVSKLQSAETRYSLLEKQIDYMRKMVESAAKERINHTDKQDSVCRESTHTDPQMQAHLNKLERLEKEYLKLTSTQSIAERKIELLEQKLLEEQHERKLVQEKAEELQRELENNLVSLSAVSQPKGKKKKEKASCKKPSSAKLEAPPTPKAKRLPFVAGTSTSPSHSVNANVQSVLHLMKHRNPQLCERVSALQKSGSENQRAERRPPSSPSRAASALGSLSDVLLALQDELGQMSFEHQELVKQIDETSKRELRDDLEQELDCLVKRMEEKAAQISKLRKHQQTVQKLSQRSCSPRKKPHGAASVEGKTRAQSGVQPLPPSPVKASASKGQKQSGSSQETLRLLRETQKLCSGLRKQDIAWET, from the exons ATGGATCACTTTAGAGATCAG AGTCTAAATCTGGACTCTCCATCTAAACATAGTTATGTTGGCAGCTATTACAAGCCTCCAGAGAAGCTGTCGAGACCTCCGTAtatgaacacagacacacatccaCTGGAGGGAAAGAGCTCGGGTGTACAAGACATCAGCCCACAACTTTATCAGAGAGTACCTGATGCTGGAAGCAGAG CAGTGATATCAGCCCTGAAAACACTCCAGGAGAAGATGCGACGCTTGGAGCTGGAGAGAGTTCAGGCAGAGAGGAACGTCCAGGATTTCTCTCAGACTATTCGACATCAGGCGGGTGCTTCTGCGCAGAGAGAACCGGATCACAGCACACATGAGAATCAGTCTGCACAGAGGAAAG AGCTGGTTTCTAAGCTTCAGTCTGCAGAAACACGATACTCTCTGCTGGAAAAACAGATTGACTATATGAGGAAAATGGTGGAATCTGCAGCGAAAGAGAGAATCAATCACACAGACAAGCAG GACTCCGTGTGTAGGGAGAGCACACATACAGACCCACAAATGCAGGCACACCTCAACAAATTGGAAAGACTGGAAAAGGAGTATCTAAAACTCACCAGTACACAGTCTATTGCTGAG AGGAAGATCGAGCTCTTAGAACAGAAACTTTTAGAGGAGCAACATGAACGCAAACTTGTGCAGGAGAAAGCAGAGGag TTGCAGCGAGAGCTTGAAAACAATCTCGTCTCCCTTTCTGCTGTGTCTCAACCTAAAggcaagaagaagaaagaaaaggcgTCTtgcaag AAGCCCTCCTCAGCGAAGTTAGAGGCGCCCCCCACTCCTAAGGCTAAACGCCTCCCATTTGTGGCTGGAACA TCGACCAGTCCCAGTCACTCTGTCAACGCTAATGTTCAGAGTGTGTTGCACCTGATGAAGCACAGAAACCCACAGCTGTGTGAGAGAGTCAGCGCTCTGCAGAAATCGGGTTCTGAGAACCAACGGGCCGAGCGCAGACCTCCGTCCTCCCCCAGCAGAGCAGCTTCAGCACTGGGCAGCCTCTCTGATGTTCTGCTCGCCCTTCAGGATGAACTGGGACAGATGAGCTT tgaacaCCAGGAGTTGGTCAAGCAGATAGACGAGACCTCTAAACGAGAGCTTCGTGATGATCTGGAGCAAGAGCTGGACTGTCTGGTCAAGAGAATGGAGGAGAAAGCAGCTCAAATCTCCAAACTGCGCAAACATCAGCAAACG GTTCAGAAACTCTCCCAACGATCTTGTAGCCCCAGGAAGAAGCCACATGGTGCTGCCAGTGTAGAGGGCAAAACCAGGGCACAGAGTGGGGTACAACCATTGCCACCGTCCCCTGTCAAAGCCTCAGCTAGCAAGGGACAGAAACAGAGCGGGAGCAGTCAAGAGACCCTGAGGCTCCTGAGAGAGACACAGAAACTGTGCTCTGGCCTCCGCAAACAGGACATTGCATGGGAGACATAG
- the LOC127938486 gene encoding sialomucin core protein 24: MFWRLFFVTTLLALLGSLTSHGFAQDEDCGSLGCDSCGNVTHCQWMNCSDGEPKCHNVSAMNQTINCVIVNCTEPSPNTTVSPTPTNVSTIVPTTADSPTQNATVTSTTTMSPTTSPSKSSTFDAASFIGGIVLVLGLQAVIFFLYKFCKSKDRNYHTL; this comes from the exons ATGTTTTGGAGACTTTTCTTCGTGACAACCTTACTAGCCCTCCTCGGATCGTTGACAAGCCACGGATTTGCACAGG ATGAAGACTGTGGTTCATTGGGTTGTGATTCATGTGGGAATGTGACTCACTGCCAGTGGATGAACTGCTCAG ATGGTGAACCTAAGTGTCATAACGTCAGTGCTATGAACCAAACAATCAACTGCGTCATTGTGAACTGCACAG AACCATCACCGAACACGACAGTGAGCCCTACCCCCACAAACG ttTCCACAATAGTCCCTACCACAGCAGATTCCCCGACTCAAAACGCCACAGTCACAA GCACCACGACCATGTCACCTACTACTTCTCCATCTAAATCATCCACATTTGATGCCGCCAGTTTCATCGGGGGAATTGTGTTAGTCCTTGGGCTTCAAGCGGTCATCTTTTTCCTTTACAAGTTCTGCAAATCCAAGGATCGCAACTACCACACCCTGTAA
- the LOC127938326 gene encoding centrosomal protein cep57l1 isoform X2 has translation MDHFRDQSLNLDSPSKHSYVGSYYKPPEKLSRPPYMNTDTHPLEGKSSGVQDISPQLYQRVPDAGSRVISALKTLQEKMRRLELERVQAERNVQDFSQTIRHQAGASAQREPDHSTHENQSAQRKELVSKLQSAETRYSLLEKQIDYMRKMVESAAKERINHTDKQDSVCRESTHTDPQMQAHLNKLERLEKEYLKLTSTQSIAERKIELLEQKLLEEQHERKLVQEKAEELQRELENNLVSLSAVSQPKGKKKKEKASCKKPSSAKLEAPPTPKAKRLPFVAGTSTSPSHSVNANVQSVLHLMKHRNPQLCERVSALQKSGSENQRAERRPPSSPSRAASALGSLSDVLLALQDELGQMSFEHQELVKQIDETSKRELRDDLEQELDCLVKRMEEKAAQISKLRKHQQTVQKLSQRSCSPRKKPHGAASVEGKTRAQSGVQPLPPSPVKASASKGQKQSGSSQETLRLLRETQKLCSGLRKQDIAWET, from the exons ATGGATCACTTTAGAGATCAG AGTCTAAATCTGGACTCTCCATCTAAACATAGTTATGTTGGCAGCTATTACAAGCCTCCAGAGAAGCTGTCGAGACCTCCGTAtatgaacacagacacacatccaCTGGAGGGAAAGAGCTCGGGTGTACAAGACATCAGCCCACAACTTTATCAGAGAGTACCTGATGCTGGAAGCAGAG TGATATCAGCCCTGAAAACACTCCAGGAGAAGATGCGACGCTTGGAGCTGGAGAGAGTTCAGGCAGAGAGGAACGTCCAGGATTTCTCTCAGACTATTCGACATCAGGCGGGTGCTTCTGCGCAGAGAGAACCGGATCACAGCACACATGAGAATCAGTCTGCACAGAGGAAAG AGCTGGTTTCTAAGCTTCAGTCTGCAGAAACACGATACTCTCTGCTGGAAAAACAGATTGACTATATGAGGAAAATGGTGGAATCTGCAGCGAAAGAGAGAATCAATCACACAGACAAGCAG GACTCCGTGTGTAGGGAGAGCACACATACAGACCCACAAATGCAGGCACACCTCAACAAATTGGAAAGACTGGAAAAGGAGTATCTAAAACTCACCAGTACACAGTCTATTGCTGAG AGGAAGATCGAGCTCTTAGAACAGAAACTTTTAGAGGAGCAACATGAACGCAAACTTGTGCAGGAGAAAGCAGAGGag TTGCAGCGAGAGCTTGAAAACAATCTCGTCTCCCTTTCTGCTGTGTCTCAACCTAAAggcaagaagaagaaagaaaaggcgTCTtgcaag AAGCCCTCCTCAGCGAAGTTAGAGGCGCCCCCCACTCCTAAGGCTAAACGCCTCCCATTTGTGGCTGGAACA TCGACCAGTCCCAGTCACTCTGTCAACGCTAATGTTCAGAGTGTGTTGCACCTGATGAAGCACAGAAACCCACAGCTGTGTGAGAGAGTCAGCGCTCTGCAGAAATCGGGTTCTGAGAACCAACGGGCCGAGCGCAGACCTCCGTCCTCCCCCAGCAGAGCAGCTTCAGCACTGGGCAGCCTCTCTGATGTTCTGCTCGCCCTTCAGGATGAACTGGGACAGATGAGCTT tgaacaCCAGGAGTTGGTCAAGCAGATAGACGAGACCTCTAAACGAGAGCTTCGTGATGATCTGGAGCAAGAGCTGGACTGTCTGGTCAAGAGAATGGAGGAGAAAGCAGCTCAAATCTCCAAACTGCGCAAACATCAGCAAACG GTTCAGAAACTCTCCCAACGATCTTGTAGCCCCAGGAAGAAGCCACATGGTGCTGCCAGTGTAGAGGGCAAAACCAGGGCACAGAGTGGGGTACAACCATTGCCACCGTCCCCTGTCAAAGCCTCAGCTAGCAAGGGACAGAAACAGAGCGGGAGCAGTCAAGAGACCCTGAGGCTCCTGAGAGAGACACAGAAACTGTGCTCTGGCCTCCGCAAACAGGACATTGCATGGGAGACATAG